A genome region from Diorhabda carinulata isolate Delta chromosome 2, icDioCari1.1, whole genome shotgun sequence includes the following:
- the LOC130890970 gene encoding cullin-3 isoform X2 — protein sequence MSAMKSGGLTKKEGKMRIRAFPMTMDEKYVESIWALLKNAIQEIQKKNNSGLSFEELYRNAYTMVLHKHGERLYTGLKEVVTHHLEIKVREDVLKSLHNNFLMTLNQAWNDHQTSMVMIRDILMYMDRVYVQQNDVDNVYNLGLIIFRDQVVRYGCIRDHLRETLLDMVMRERRGEKVDRISIKNACQMLMVLGINSRSVYEEDFERPFLQQSAEFYKVESQRFLAENSASVYIKKVEARINEESDRAKHYLDESTESRIVEVVEEELIKKHMKTIVEMENSGVVHMLKHQKTDDLACMYKLFGRVTDGLKTMSDCVSLYLREQGKALVQEEEHQPATNAITFVQSLLDLKDGFDHFLKNSFNNDKIFKQMIASDFEHFLNLNPKSPEYLSLFIDDKLKKGVKGMSEQDIELVLDKSMVLFRFLQEKDVFERYYKQHLAKRLLLNKSVSDDWEKNMISKLKTECGCQFTSKLEGMFKDMTVSNTIMDEFKEHITKSETNLGGVDLFMRVLTTGFWPTQSATPKCHIPAVPLAAFECFRRFYLAKHSGRQLTLQPQLGNADLNAVFYGPKKDDSDKDGACSSSTTIVSTRSGPRKHIIQVSTYQMVVLMLFNNHDKLTYEEILNESDIPERDLIRALQSLAMGKATQRILIKNPKTKEIESSHEFYVNDSFTSKLHRVKIQTVAAKGENEPERRETRNKVDEDRKHEIEAAIVRIMKSRKRMAHNILVTEVTEQLKSRFLPSPVIIKKRIEGLIEREYLARTPEDRKVYTYVA from the exons atgtCAGCAATGAAAAGTGGTGGTCTTACTAAAAAAGAAGGCAAAATGCGAATTCGAGCCTTCCCA ATGACTATGGATGAAAAATATGTGGAGAGTATATGGGCATTATTGAAAAATGCCATTCAAgaaatccaaaagaaaaataattcaggTTTAAGTTTTGAAGAACTTTATAGAAATGCCTATACTATGGTTTTACATAAACATGGGGAACGTTTATATACAGGTTTAAAAGAAGTTGTAACACATCATCTAGAAATAAAG GTTAGAGAAGATGTTTTGAAATCCCtacacaataattttttaatgacattaaatCAAGCTTGGAATGATCATCAAACATCAATGGTCATGATAAGAGATATCCTTATGTATATGGATAGAGTTTATGTACAACAAAATGATGTTGATAATGTATATAATCTTGGACTTATTATATTTAGGGACCAg gtgGTGCGGTATGGTTGTATTAGAGATCATTTGCGAGAAACTTTACTTGATATGGTAATGAGAGAACGTAGGGGAGAGAAAGTCGATagaatttctattaaaaacgCTTGTCAAATGTTGATGGTTCTGGGTATTAATTCTCGATCTGTCTATGAAGAAGATTTCGAACGACCGTTTTTACAACAATCTGCAGAGTTTTATAAG GTGGAGAGTCAACGATTTTTAGCAGAAAATAGTGCTTCAGTGTATATAAAAAAGGTCGAAGCACGAATTAATGAGGAATCTGACCGTGCTAAACACTATTTAGATGAATCAACAGAATCTCGAATCGTCGAAGTAGTAGaggaagaattaataaaaaagcatATGAAGACAATTGTGGAG ATGGAGAATTCTGGTGTGGTGCATATGCTGAAACATCAAAAAACCGACGACTTAGCTTGTATGTACAAACTTTTTGGACGTGTGACTGATGGTCTTAAAACTATGTCAGATTGTGTGAGTCTGTACCTTCGGGAACAAGGTAAAGCACTTGTTCAAGAAGAAGAGCATCAACCAGCTACCAACGCCATCACATTTGTGCAATCTCTCTTGGATCTCAAAGATGGTTTCGATCATTTCCTAAAGAATTCCTTCAAtaacgataaaatatttaaacaaatgatTGCGTCTGATTTcgaacattttctaaatttaaatccAAAATCACCGGAATATTTATCTTTATTCATCGATGATAAGCTCAAAAAAGGTGTTAAAGGA atGTCAGAACAAGATATAGAACTCGTTTTAGATAAGTCGATGGTTCTATTCAGGTTTCTTCAAGAAAAAGATGTATTTGAAAGGTATTATAAACAACATCTTGCCAAACGGCTGTTACTCAATAAATCTGTCAGTGATGATTGGGAAAAGAACATGATCTCCAAGTTGAAg acggAATGCGGCTGCCAATTCACATCCAAATTAGAAGGAATGTTCAAAGATATGACTGTTTCTAATACAATTATGGATGAATTTAAAGAACACATTACCAAATCTGAG actaATTTAGGAGGCGTAGATTTATTTATGCGAGTACTTACAACCGGTTTTTGGCCAACGCAGAGTGCTACTCCAAAATGTCACATACCAGCTGTTCCTCTTGCCGCCTTTGAATGTTTTCGGCG GTTTTACTTAGCCAAACATAGTGGACGCCAATTGACGTTGCAGCCCCAACTTGGTAATGCCGATCTGAATGCCGTCTTTTATGGACCTAAGAAAGATGATAGTGATAAAGATGGGGCGTGCTCTTCCTCAACCACAATAGTTTCAACAAGATCGGGTCCCCGTAAGCACATTATACAAGTTTCGACTTACCAGATGGTAGTTTTGATGTTGTTTAATAATCACGACAAACTTACGTATGAAGAGATTTTAAACGAATCCGATATACCCGAACGAGATCTTATTag GGCGTTGCAATCATTAGCGATGGGTAAGGCGACCCAAAGGATTCTAATTAAAAACCCGAAGACTAAAGAAATAGAATCCAGCCACGAATTTTACGTTAACGATTCGTTCACTTCAAAATTGCATAGAGTTAAAATACAAACGGTAGCGGCAAAAGGAGAAAATGAACCCGAAAGACGAGAAACAAGGAATAAG GTAGATGAAGATAGGAAGCATGAAATTGAAGCAGCTATTGTACGAATAATGAAGTCTCGCAAAAGAATGGCGCACAACATCTTAGTTACAGAAGTAACCGAACAATTGAAGAGTCGTTTTCTTCCCTCGCCcgttataataaagaaaaggaTAGAAGGTTTAATAGAGAGAGAATATTTGGCGCGCACGCCGGAGGACAGAAAAGTGTACACTTACGTGGCatga
- the LOC130890970 gene encoding cullin-3-A isoform X1, with translation MKSKSLKMNRNVSKYLDEWDSPGDNMTMDEKYVESIWALLKNAIQEIQKKNNSGLSFEELYRNAYTMVLHKHGERLYTGLKEVVTHHLEIKVREDVLKSLHNNFLMTLNQAWNDHQTSMVMIRDILMYMDRVYVQQNDVDNVYNLGLIIFRDQVVRYGCIRDHLRETLLDMVMRERRGEKVDRISIKNACQMLMVLGINSRSVYEEDFERPFLQQSAEFYKVESQRFLAENSASVYIKKVEARINEESDRAKHYLDESTESRIVEVVEEELIKKHMKTIVEMENSGVVHMLKHQKTDDLACMYKLFGRVTDGLKTMSDCVSLYLREQGKALVQEEEHQPATNAITFVQSLLDLKDGFDHFLKNSFNNDKIFKQMIASDFEHFLNLNPKSPEYLSLFIDDKLKKGVKGMSEQDIELVLDKSMVLFRFLQEKDVFERYYKQHLAKRLLLNKSVSDDWEKNMISKLKTECGCQFTSKLEGMFKDMTVSNTIMDEFKEHITKSETNLGGVDLFMRVLTTGFWPTQSATPKCHIPAVPLAAFECFRRFYLAKHSGRQLTLQPQLGNADLNAVFYGPKKDDSDKDGACSSSTTIVSTRSGPRKHIIQVSTYQMVVLMLFNNHDKLTYEEILNESDIPERDLIRALQSLAMGKATQRILIKNPKTKEIESSHEFYVNDSFTSKLHRVKIQTVAAKGENEPERRETRNKVDEDRKHEIEAAIVRIMKSRKRMAHNILVTEVTEQLKSRFLPSPVIIKKRIEGLIEREYLARTPEDRKVYTYVA, from the exons ATGAAATCGAAGTCTCTTAAAATGAATAGGAACGTTTCTAAATACTTGGATGAATGGGATAGTCCAGGTGACAAT ATGACTATGGATGAAAAATATGTGGAGAGTATATGGGCATTATTGAAAAATGCCATTCAAgaaatccaaaagaaaaataattcaggTTTAAGTTTTGAAGAACTTTATAGAAATGCCTATACTATGGTTTTACATAAACATGGGGAACGTTTATATACAGGTTTAAAAGAAGTTGTAACACATCATCTAGAAATAAAG GTTAGAGAAGATGTTTTGAAATCCCtacacaataattttttaatgacattaaatCAAGCTTGGAATGATCATCAAACATCAATGGTCATGATAAGAGATATCCTTATGTATATGGATAGAGTTTATGTACAACAAAATGATGTTGATAATGTATATAATCTTGGACTTATTATATTTAGGGACCAg gtgGTGCGGTATGGTTGTATTAGAGATCATTTGCGAGAAACTTTACTTGATATGGTAATGAGAGAACGTAGGGGAGAGAAAGTCGATagaatttctattaaaaacgCTTGTCAAATGTTGATGGTTCTGGGTATTAATTCTCGATCTGTCTATGAAGAAGATTTCGAACGACCGTTTTTACAACAATCTGCAGAGTTTTATAAG GTGGAGAGTCAACGATTTTTAGCAGAAAATAGTGCTTCAGTGTATATAAAAAAGGTCGAAGCACGAATTAATGAGGAATCTGACCGTGCTAAACACTATTTAGATGAATCAACAGAATCTCGAATCGTCGAAGTAGTAGaggaagaattaataaaaaagcatATGAAGACAATTGTGGAG ATGGAGAATTCTGGTGTGGTGCATATGCTGAAACATCAAAAAACCGACGACTTAGCTTGTATGTACAAACTTTTTGGACGTGTGACTGATGGTCTTAAAACTATGTCAGATTGTGTGAGTCTGTACCTTCGGGAACAAGGTAAAGCACTTGTTCAAGAAGAAGAGCATCAACCAGCTACCAACGCCATCACATTTGTGCAATCTCTCTTGGATCTCAAAGATGGTTTCGATCATTTCCTAAAGAATTCCTTCAAtaacgataaaatatttaaacaaatgatTGCGTCTGATTTcgaacattttctaaatttaaatccAAAATCACCGGAATATTTATCTTTATTCATCGATGATAAGCTCAAAAAAGGTGTTAAAGGA atGTCAGAACAAGATATAGAACTCGTTTTAGATAAGTCGATGGTTCTATTCAGGTTTCTTCAAGAAAAAGATGTATTTGAAAGGTATTATAAACAACATCTTGCCAAACGGCTGTTACTCAATAAATCTGTCAGTGATGATTGGGAAAAGAACATGATCTCCAAGTTGAAg acggAATGCGGCTGCCAATTCACATCCAAATTAGAAGGAATGTTCAAAGATATGACTGTTTCTAATACAATTATGGATGAATTTAAAGAACACATTACCAAATCTGAG actaATTTAGGAGGCGTAGATTTATTTATGCGAGTACTTACAACCGGTTTTTGGCCAACGCAGAGTGCTACTCCAAAATGTCACATACCAGCTGTTCCTCTTGCCGCCTTTGAATGTTTTCGGCG GTTTTACTTAGCCAAACATAGTGGACGCCAATTGACGTTGCAGCCCCAACTTGGTAATGCCGATCTGAATGCCGTCTTTTATGGACCTAAGAAAGATGATAGTGATAAAGATGGGGCGTGCTCTTCCTCAACCACAATAGTTTCAACAAGATCGGGTCCCCGTAAGCACATTATACAAGTTTCGACTTACCAGATGGTAGTTTTGATGTTGTTTAATAATCACGACAAACTTACGTATGAAGAGATTTTAAACGAATCCGATATACCCGAACGAGATCTTATTag GGCGTTGCAATCATTAGCGATGGGTAAGGCGACCCAAAGGATTCTAATTAAAAACCCGAAGACTAAAGAAATAGAATCCAGCCACGAATTTTACGTTAACGATTCGTTCACTTCAAAATTGCATAGAGTTAAAATACAAACGGTAGCGGCAAAAGGAGAAAATGAACCCGAAAGACGAGAAACAAGGAATAAG GTAGATGAAGATAGGAAGCATGAAATTGAAGCAGCTATTGTACGAATAATGAAGTCTCGCAAAAGAATGGCGCACAACATCTTAGTTACAGAAGTAACCGAACAATTGAAGAGTCGTTTTCTTCCCTCGCCcgttataataaagaaaaggaTAGAAGGTTTAATAGAGAGAGAATATTTGGCGCGCACGCCGGAGGACAGAAAAGTGTACACTTACGTGGCatga